In one Electrophorus electricus isolate fEleEle1 chromosome 21, fEleEle1.pri, whole genome shotgun sequence genomic region, the following are encoded:
- the LOC118240445 gene encoding high choriolytic enzyme 1-like has product MEPRASFSILALLLGLSQALPTTEPQHVDITSRIITINNGSSEMLVEGDILLPETRNSLVCPSNKCFWKKSSNGLVQVPYVVSTDFSSLDMDVIKNAMASFRKKTCIRFVPRTVEPDYISIKSRDGCYSAVGKTGGAQVLSLNRNGCVYHGIVEHELNHALGFYHEHTRSDRDNYVRINWQNIDPAMQSNFNKENTNNLNTPYDYSSVMHYGNTAFSINGMDTITPIPDALVAIGQRVELSTIDVKRIKILYEC; this is encoded by the exons ATGGAGCCCAGAGCCTCTTTCTCCATTCTAGCCCTGCTGCTGGGTCTCTCCCAGGCTCTCCCTACCACAGAACCTCAGCATGTGGACATCACATCACGCATTATCACCATCAACAACG GGTCCAGTGAAATGCTGGTGGAGGGAGACATACTTTTGCCAGAAACCAGGAATTCTCTGGTCTGCCCCAGCAACAAATGCTTTTGGAAGAAGTCCTCCAATGGTTTAGTGCAGGTGCCTTATGTTGTGAGCACTGATTTCT cTTCTTTGGACATGGATGTAATTAAGAATGCCATGGCATCATTCCGCAAGAAAACCTGCATTCGTTTTGTTCCCAGAACAGTTGAACCTGACTACATCAGCATCAAAAGCCGAGATGG gtgtTACTCAGCTGTGGGCAAAACAGGTGGTGCtcaggttctctctctcaacagGAATGGCTGTGTGTACCATGGAATCGTCGAGCACGAGCTGAACCATGCACTCGGTTTCTACCACGAGCATACCAGGAGCGACCGTGACAACTATGTCAGGATCAACTGGCAAAACATTGACCCAGCAATGCAGTCCAATTTCAACAAGGAGAACACCAACAATCTGAACACACCATATGACTACAGCTCTGTGATGCACTATGGAAACACTGCTTTCTCCATCAACGGAATGGACACCATAACTCCTATTCCTGATGCATTGGTGGCGATTGGACAGAGAGTTGAACTGTCCACCATCGATGTTAAGAGGATCAAGATTCTGTACGAGTGCTAA